One cyanobiont of Ornithocercus magnificus DNA segment encodes these proteins:
- a CDS encoding photosystem II reaction center protein Psb28 produces MAKDNAAAIQFFRGTDEPAIPDIRLTRSRDGRTGQAMFVFEEPQALAPESMGDITGMFMVDEEGELVTREVKARFLNGKPSAIEATYTWKSKQDFERFMRFAQRYAACHELDYSQNSSTNAEAKNAEG; encoded by the coding sequence ATGGCCAAGGACAATGCAGCTGCAATCCAGTTCTTCCGTGGCACAGACGAGCCAGCCATCCCAGATATCAGACTGACTCGCAGTCGTGACGGTCGAACTGGTCAAGCCATGTTTGTTTTTGAGGAGCCACAAGCCCTCGCTCCCGAATCAATGGGAGATATTACTGGGATGTTTATGGTTGATGAAGAAGGTGAGCTAGTGACTCGCGAAGTAAAAGCTCGCTTCCTAAACGGAAAGCCTAGCGCTATCGAAGCCACATATACTTGGAAAAGCAAGCAGGACTTTGAGCGCTTCATGCGTTTTGCCCAGCGCTACGCTGCGTGTCACGAGTTAGACTACTCACAGAACTCCAGCACCAATGCTGAGGCCAAGAACGCTGAAGGTTGA
- a CDS encoding tRNA 2-selenouridine(34) synthase MnmH produces the protein MSGIGQYPFLDANQFLHLSAPLVDVRSPAEFKRGHIPRAYNLPLFDDGQRAQVGIAYKKLGREQAILCGLELAGPHLPKIAKQLREIAFTESGDVGLYCWRGGMRSGSVAWLAGLVGLRPILLQGGYKRYRHWVLEQFNCSWPLHIIGGRTGTGKTDLLHILASRGLAILDLEGLANHRGSSFGGLGLPAQPTNEHYENQIAEVLDSHHCQGSKVIWLEAESTQVGRCRIPRGLFLQMGIASLLEICRTEEERVARLVSVYSKYGNEALLKATQRISRRLGPQRTAQAIKAIERGNWAAACRTLINYYDSCYDRELRQSPARISVDLTGLGDEDAATMLLDRGLVGDTLVATL, from the coding sequence ATGTCAGGAATAGGACAGTACCCCTTCCTAGACGCTAATCAGTTTCTCCATCTTAGCGCACCGCTGGTAGATGTGCGTAGCCCAGCTGAGTTCAAACGCGGTCATATTCCTAGGGCTTATAACCTGCCGTTGTTTGATGATGGCCAAAGGGCACAGGTAGGTATTGCCTATAAAAAGCTAGGGCGTGAGCAAGCAATCTTATGTGGGCTGGAGCTGGCAGGCCCACATCTGCCTAAAATAGCTAAACAACTACGGGAAATAGCATTCACCGAATCAGGTGATGTAGGGCTGTATTGCTGGCGAGGAGGCATGAGGTCTGGATCCGTGGCCTGGCTTGCTGGACTAGTTGGCCTCCGACCCATACTACTGCAGGGTGGTTACAAAAGATATCGGCATTGGGTTCTAGAGCAGTTTAACTGTTCTTGGCCATTACACATAATTGGCGGCAGGACTGGCACGGGTAAGACAGATTTACTACACATATTAGCATCACGTGGGTTAGCTATCTTAGATCTAGAAGGCCTCGCTAACCATCGTGGCAGTAGCTTTGGAGGGTTGGGTTTACCAGCTCAGCCAACAAATGAGCACTACGAGAACCAGATTGCTGAAGTTCTCGATAGCCATCACTGTCAAGGCAGCAAAGTAATATGGCTTGAGGCAGAAAGTACCCAGGTTGGCCGCTGCCGTATCCCAAGAGGCTTATTTCTGCAAATGGGTATAGCTAGTCTATTAGAGATTTGTCGCACGGAGGAGGAGCGAGTTGCCCGACTTGTCTCTGTTTACAGTAAGTATGGGAATGAGGCACTGCTCAAGGCTACACAGCGAATTAGCCGACGATTAGGGCCACAACGCACAGCGCAGGCAATCAAAGCAATTGAAAGAGGCAACTGGGCGGCAGCATGCCGCACCCTGATCAACTACTATGACAGCTGTTATGATCGTGAGCTAAGGCAGTCTCCAGCTCGTATAAGTGTCGACCTCACAGGATTGGGGGATGAAGATGCGGCTACAATGCTTCTTGATAGAGGTTTAGTCGGAGATACCTTGGTTGCAACCCTTTGA
- a CDS encoding ATP-binding protein: MSSRSWSVAQQLWRISSSLRQIKPLSWADFVLPSTLQLAPLLELLLEPVYCRDITQRIYLGLHEALVNAVRHGNSEDPAKTVRVRRILTPNWLIWQVQDEGRGISENARGIRHLPERLDASCGRGLFLIYQCFDDVRWNQRGNRLQLACRRPTFSVASSLSPSLLLATTEDLAR; this comes from the coding sequence ATGTCTTCACGGTCTTGGTCAGTGGCCCAGCAACTCTGGAGGATTAGCTCGTCGCTCAGGCAAATAAAACCACTCAGCTGGGCTGATTTCGTACTACCTTCAACTCTGCAGTTAGCGCCGTTACTTGAACTCTTACTCGAGCCAGTCTATTGCCGAGATATTACCCAGCGTATCTATCTTGGTCTGCATGAAGCGCTCGTCAATGCAGTTCGCCATGGTAATTCCGAGGACCCTGCTAAGACCGTGCGAGTGCGACGCATCCTAACACCTAATTGGTTAATTTGGCAGGTTCAGGATGAAGGCAGGGGCATCTCAGAAAACGCGCGAGGCATCAGACATTTGCCAGAACGTTTAGATGCTTCCTGTGGGCGAGGTCTATTCTTAATCTACCAGTGCTTTGATGATGTGCGCTGGAACCAACGTGGAAACCGTTTGCAACTGGCTTGCCGGCGGCCAACATTTAGTGTCGCGAGCAGCCTGAGTCCTTCACTTCTCCTTGCAACCACCGAAGACCTTGCTCGGTGA
- a CDS encoding class I SAM-dependent methyltransferase, protein MQFNAMAPSLTQLAYQTLQQSKSLAGLAHKELSVRLMEVLASDVVPQTEPVPLEMMQALRRSMAELESIDWREAEEGLYPTSLLFDAPWLDWARRYPLIWLDLPSNWQRRRTRNVHDIPDYADPQAYPDYYLQNFHHQTDGYLSDHSASLYDLQVEILFNGTADAMRRRVIAPIARGLRHFAGRPGTSLRLLDIATGTGRTLHQIRAALPEINLIGLDLSIAYLRQASRWMNERDAALAQLVRGNAEDLPFNNGSMQAVSCVFLLHELPGDARQMVLNECWRVLEPGGVIVLADSVQLADAPEFRAAMENFRRFFHEPYYRDYIGDDIDARLLQSGFRGITAESYFMTRVWSATKPAELTT, encoded by the coding sequence ATGCAGTTCAATGCCATGGCGCCCTCTCTCACGCAGCTCGCTTATCAGACGCTCCAGCAGAGCAAAAGCTTAGCCGGTCTTGCTCACAAGGAGCTAAGTGTCCGGCTAATGGAAGTCCTTGCATCGGACGTGGTTCCCCAAACTGAGCCAGTGCCCTTAGAGATGATGCAGGCACTGCGCCGTTCAATGGCAGAGCTGGAGTCGATTGATTGGCGAGAAGCTGAAGAGGGCCTATATCCGACAAGCTTACTCTTCGATGCACCATGGTTAGACTGGGCGCGCCGCTATCCGTTGATCTGGCTAGATCTTCCATCTAACTGGCAACGTCGACGCACTCGTAACGTACATGACATACCAGACTATGCTGACCCACAAGCGTATCCTGACTACTACCTCCAGAACTTCCACCACCAGACTGACGGATATCTAAGCGATCACTCAGCTTCTCTTTACGACCTACAGGTTGAGATCCTGTTTAATGGTACTGCTGATGCAATGCGTCGGCGAGTGATTGCACCCATCGCTCGTGGTCTTCGCCACTTTGCAGGTCGCCCTGGCACCTCATTACGTCTGCTTGATATTGCTACTGGAACTGGTCGTACCTTACACCAAATCAGAGCAGCTTTGCCAGAAATCAACTTGATTGGTCTAGATCTCTCAATAGCTTACCTAAGACAGGCCAGCCGCTGGATGAATGAACGTGATGCTGCTCTGGCTCAACTTGTTCGCGGTAATGCTGAGGACCTACCCTTTAACAATGGCAGCATGCAGGCAGTTAGCTGTGTTTTTCTTCTACATGAATTGCCTGGAGATGCGCGTCAGATGGTTCTCAACGAGTGCTGGCGAGTACTAGAACCTGGCGGTGTGATAGTGTTAGCTGATTCAGTACAGCTAGCAGACGCACCAGAGTTTCGTGCAGCCATGGAGAATTTCAGGCGGTTCTTCCATGAACCTTACTATCGAGATTACATTGGCGATGATATTGATGCACGATTGCTTCAAAGTGGTTTCAGAGGCATCACTGCTGAGTCCTATTTTATGACACGAGTATGGTCAGCTACAAAACCAGCAGAGCTGACTACCTGA
- a CDS encoding type I glutamate--ammonia ligase, whose amino-acid sequence MGKTPQDVLRQIKDEGIELIDLKFTDLHGKWQHLTICSDLLEEASFTDGIAFDGSSIRGWKAINTSDMAIVPDSDSAWIDPFYRHKTLSLICSIDDPRTGKPYERCPRSLAKKALAYLSESSLADIAYFGPEPEFFLFDDVRYDSSDNSSFYAVDTIEAPWNSGRSEENGNLAYKIRTKEGYFPVSPNDRGQDIRSEMLLLMGQLGISIEKHHHEVAGASQHELGMRFAELIQAADNVMIYKYVVRNVAKKYGKTATFMPKPIFSDNGSGMHVHQSLWREGQPLFFDEGTYANLSQVARWYIGGILKHAPSFLAFTNPTTNSYKRLVPGFEAPVNLVYSEGNRSAAIRIPLSGSNPKAKRLEFRSGDALANPYLAFSAMMMAGLDGIRNRIDPGDGIDVDLFELPAKQLADIATVPSSLNAALDALKNDNHYLMKGNVFTENFISNWIDIKYREVQQLRQRPHPHEFTMYYDA is encoded by the coding sequence ATGGGCAAGACCCCACAAGACGTTCTTCGTCAGATCAAAGATGAAGGTATCGAGCTTATTGACCTCAAGTTCACTGATCTGCATGGCAAATGGCAACACCTAACAATTTGCTCAGACCTACTTGAGGAAGCATCCTTCACAGATGGTATTGCTTTCGACGGTTCCTCAATCCGGGGATGGAAAGCAATCAACACATCAGATATGGCAATAGTGCCTGATTCAGACAGTGCTTGGATTGATCCCTTCTACCGGCATAAGACCCTCAGCCTAATTTGTTCAATTGATGATCCCAGAACAGGCAAGCCCTACGAACGCTGCCCCCGCTCTCTAGCAAAGAAAGCACTCGCTTACTTATCTGAAAGCAGTCTGGCTGACATTGCCTACTTTGGACCAGAGCCCGAATTCTTCCTGTTCGACGACGTACGCTATGACTCTAGCGACAATAGTTCTTTCTACGCTGTTGACACGATCGAGGCACCCTGGAATAGCGGTCGTTCTGAAGAAAATGGTAATCTTGCCTACAAAATCCGAACTAAGGAGGGCTACTTCCCAGTCTCACCAAACGACAGAGGGCAGGACATCCGATCTGAAATGCTTTTACTAATGGGGCAGCTTGGCATCTCAATTGAGAAACATCACCATGAGGTAGCTGGTGCTAGTCAACATGAGCTTGGCATGAGATTCGCTGAGCTGATTCAAGCAGCCGACAATGTGATGATCTACAAATACGTTGTTCGCAACGTAGCTAAGAAGTATGGGAAAACTGCCACATTTATGCCAAAACCGATTTTTAGTGACAATGGTAGTGGCATGCATGTACACCAAAGCCTTTGGAGGGAAGGGCAGCCTCTATTCTTCGATGAGGGCACTTACGCAAACCTCTCTCAAGTCGCACGCTGGTACATTGGTGGTATTCTTAAACACGCCCCGTCATTTTTAGCATTTACTAATCCTACTACTAATAGCTATAAGCGGTTGGTGCCAGGCTTTGAGGCTCCTGTTAACCTTGTTTATTCGGAGGGCAATCGCTCAGCTGCTATAAGAATTCCCCTTAGTGGGTCCAATCCAAAAGCTAAGCGTCTTGAGTTTCGTTCTGGCGATGCACTAGCTAATCCCTATCTTGCTTTCAGTGCTATGATGATGGCCGGGCTTGATGGCATCAGAAATCGTATTGACCCTGGAGATGGTATAGATGTTGATTTATTTGAGCTACCTGCAAAACAATTAGCTGACATTGCCACGGTACCTTCCTCGCTTAATGCTGCTCTTGACGCACTAAAAAATGACAATCATTACTTGATGAAGGGCAATGTTTTTACTGAAAATTTTATCAGTAACTGGATCGATATCAAGTATAGAGAGGTACAGCAACTGCGTCAAAGACCCCACCCTCATGAGTTTACAATGTACTATGATGCATAG
- a CDS encoding allophycocyanin, with protein sequence MRDAITGLIGKYDQLGQYLDRSAIERIALYLSESDLRIQAVELINREAAEIITLASQRLFEDNPELLLPGGNAYTTRRLTTCLRDMDYFLRYASYSLVSGDSSILEERVINGLKDTYKSLGVPTGPTVRSIVLLGEVIVERLIEEGALSEKMSFVRSPFDYMACGLAETDIRQR encoded by the coding sequence ATGCGGGATGCTATCACTGGGCTGATCGGAAAGTATGACCAGCTCGGTCAGTATCTGGATCGCTCAGCCATAGAGCGAATTGCCTTGTATCTGAGCGAATCTGATCTACGCATCCAAGCTGTTGAGCTCATCAACCGGGAAGCAGCTGAAATAATCACCTTGGCCAGCCAGAGACTATTCGAGGACAATCCCGAGCTGCTTCTACCAGGGGGCAATGCATACACCACGCGACGGCTAACTACTTGTCTGCGAGACATGGATTACTTTCTCAGATATGCGAGCTACTCGCTGGTGTCTGGAGACAGCAGTATCCTTGAGGAGCGGGTTATAAATGGCCTCAAAGACACCTACAAGAGTCTTGGGGTTCCAACTGGGCCTACTGTCCGTAGCATTGTTTTACTAGGAGAAGTCATTGTAGAACGCCTGATTGAAGAGGGAGCACTCTCGGAAAAGATGTCTTTCGTGCGTAGTCCCTTCGACTATATGGCCTGCGGTCTTGCTGAGACCGACATTCGTCAGCGTTGA
- a CDS encoding alanine--glyoxylate aminotransferase family protein produces the protein MNSLPPISERHRKIFPPISTPDRLLLGPGPSNANPLVLKALARAPIGHLDPLYIELMSEVQELLRYAWQTDNRLTLPISGTGSAAMEATLANTVEPGETVLVAVKGYFGNRLADMAGRYQANVQVIDKPWGEAFSLEEIAKALDKYHPAILAIVHAETSTGIRQPMEGIGDLCREHNCLLLLDAVTSLGGVPLFLDEWKIDIAYSCSQKSLSCPPGLSPFTMGPRAEAKLAARASKISSWYFDVSLLNQYWGSERVYHHTAPVNMNFGMREALRLLAEEGLEESWTRHQRNATTLWSGLEHLGLELHAPEHLRLPTLTTVRIPEDVDGKAFNHHLLNKYGFEVGGGLGILAGKVWRIGLMGYNSTPENVNRLLNLFEMELPRFRASVAAVFA, from the coding sequence ATGAATTCTCTTCCCCCAATCAGCGAAAGGCATCGCAAGATCTTTCCACCTATCAGTACCCCGGATCGGCTTTTGCTAGGCCCTGGACCTTCCAATGCTAATCCCCTGGTTCTCAAAGCCTTGGCTCGAGCTCCTATTGGCCATCTTGACCCACTCTATATAGAGCTTATGAGCGAGGTACAAGAGTTGCTGCGCTATGCCTGGCAAACAGATAACCGGTTGACACTTCCTATAAGTGGCACTGGCTCCGCCGCCATGGAAGCAACTCTAGCCAACACCGTTGAACCTGGTGAGACAGTTCTCGTAGCAGTAAAGGGGTACTTCGGCAATCGCCTCGCTGATATGGCTGGCCGCTACCAGGCCAACGTTCAGGTTATTGATAAGCCCTGGGGTGAGGCTTTTAGTCTCGAGGAGATTGCCAAAGCTTTAGACAAGTATCACCCTGCCATCTTAGCGATAGTTCACGCTGAAACATCCACAGGTATCCGCCAGCCGATGGAAGGGATTGGAGATCTCTGTCGCGAGCATAACTGCTTGTTGCTATTGGATGCAGTTACGTCCCTTGGGGGAGTACCTCTCTTTCTGGATGAGTGGAAGATAGATATAGCCTATAGCTGCAGTCAGAAAAGCCTGAGCTGCCCTCCTGGCCTCAGCCCGTTTACGATGGGACCACGAGCCGAGGCCAAACTAGCTGCGCGAGCCAGCAAGATCTCAAGTTGGTACTTTGATGTTTCTCTACTCAATCAGTACTGGGGTAGTGAGCGTGTTTACCATCATACTGCACCAGTAAACATGAACTTCGGCATGCGAGAAGCTTTGCGATTGCTCGCTGAGGAAGGACTCGAAGAGTCCTGGACACGTCATCAACGCAATGCCACAACTCTCTGGTCTGGTCTAGAGCACCTCGGTCTAGAGTTGCATGCTCCAGAACACCTACGGCTGCCTACCCTGACTACGGTGCGCATTCCGGAGGATGTAGATGGCAAAGCTTTCAACCATCATCTTCTCAATAAGTACGGCTTTGAGGTCGGTGGTGGATTAGGTATCCTCGCAGGCAAAGTTTGGCGGATAGGGCTTATGGGTTACAACTCCACTCCCGAGAACGTCAACCGGCTGCTCAATCTTTTCGAGATGGAGCTCCCTCGCTTTCGTGCAAGTGTCGCTGCCGTATTTGCTTAA
- a CDS encoding nucleoside deaminase: protein MVREATNWDSWMRNLLRQASWLGALGEVPVCAAVIDAQGRCIGRGSNRREIDHDPLGHAELVALRQAARLCGDWRFNNCTMVVTLEPCPMCAGALIQSRMGRVVFGAPDPKRGALGGSINLADHRSAHHHMQVIAGVRAEEARHQLKTWFKQIRQRHLHESEGAPSRKD, encoded by the coding sequence ATGGTACGGGAGGCAACAAACTGGGATAGTTGGATGAGAAATCTGCTCAGGCAGGCCTCGTGGCTAGGAGCTCTCGGAGAAGTGCCGGTTTGTGCTGCTGTGATAGATGCTCAGGGGCGCTGTATTGGTCGTGGCAGCAACCGCCGAGAAATCGATCATGATCCACTTGGGCATGCTGAGTTAGTTGCTTTGCGCCAGGCAGCACGTCTATGTGGTGATTGGCGCTTTAACAACTGCACGATGGTAGTAACTCTCGAGCCTTGCCCCATGTGTGCTGGCGCGCTTATACAGTCTAGAATGGGTCGAGTGGTGTTCGGCGCGCCAGATCCAAAACGTGGCGCGCTAGGGGGAAGCATAAATCTGGCTGATCATAGGAGTGCTCACCACCACATGCAGGTGATTGCTGGAGTACGCGCAGAAGAGGCACGGCACCAGCTAAAAACATGGTTTAAGCAAATACGGCAGCGACACTTGCACGAAAGCGAGGGAGCTCCATCTCGAAAAGATTGA
- a CDS encoding aminotransferase class V-fold PLP-dependent enzyme has translation MNRCIAKLLVSTPPLRLVALAPFAPPDRPDVALEEFLVETASKLCSWLAQASQRGPLPPLQPVAEVSPGVVGRTADELLADLQLVMDGSYRPSHPGALAHLDPPPLTASIAADLVCAGLNNNLLAEELSPSLSMLERQITQWFALRLGFPEGAGGVAASGGSLSNLMALVTARHWANLDNNPRAVVITGEDAHVSLLKACRVMGLLEDGLQTVSCDSDGCLDPCLLEQRLYRLRDQDRPCLAVVATAGTTVRGAIDPISPLASLCRREGIWLHVDAAIGGVFALSPRSAHLLTGINCADSATVNPQKLLGITKTSSLLLVARPEDLAAAFTTGLPYMEPSWSCPHGGELGLQGSRPAEILKLWLGLRQLGEVGIRELLEAALERRRLLQQCLDASRFLLLSGPLHLLACSPAGIDISQAEAWSITTRQILLSHHFMLSRPVHYSRHYLKVVLGNPHTRSYHLHQLANLLNASIPASSSP, from the coding sequence ATGAATCGTTGCATTGCAAAGCTCTTGGTCAGCACGCCCCCACTACGGTTGGTCGCGCTGGCTCCTTTTGCTCCGCCAGATCGACCTGATGTTGCACTTGAGGAGTTTCTTGTTGAGACTGCTAGTAAGCTTTGTAGCTGGCTAGCCCAAGCTAGTCAGCGTGGGCCACTCCCGCCACTCCAGCCCGTCGCTGAGGTTTCTCCTGGTGTTGTAGGGCGCACAGCTGATGAACTCCTTGCTGATCTACAGTTGGTGATGGATGGTAGCTATCGTCCATCCCATCCTGGTGCCCTTGCTCATCTTGATCCTCCTCCACTAACTGCTTCGATCGCGGCAGATCTTGTCTGTGCTGGTCTCAATAATAACTTGCTTGCCGAGGAGCTATCCCCAAGCCTCAGCATGCTGGAACGCCAGATTACCCAGTGGTTTGCTTTAAGGCTAGGTTTTCCTGAGGGCGCTGGCGGTGTTGCAGCTAGCGGCGGCAGCTTAAGCAACCTAATGGCTCTAGTGACAGCCCGACACTGGGCTAACTTAGACAACAATCCCCGTGCCGTTGTAATTACTGGGGAAGATGCTCATGTCTCTCTCCTTAAGGCTTGCAGAGTTATGGGGCTACTTGAGGACGGCTTGCAGACAGTCTCTTGCGATTCTGATGGCTGTCTTGACCCTTGCCTGCTTGAGCAAAGACTATATAGACTACGTGACCAAGATCGCCCCTGTCTCGCGGTCGTTGCAACGGCTGGTACAACTGTCCGCGGAGCCATTGATCCAATTAGTCCCCTGGCAAGCCTCTGTCGCCGCGAAGGCATTTGGCTACATGTCGATGCTGCTATTGGGGGTGTTTTTGCTCTCTCGCCTCGCTCAGCTCATCTACTAACAGGAATAAATTGTGCCGACTCAGCCACTGTAAACCCACAGAAGCTTCTTGGAATCACTAAGACTTCTTCCTTGCTCTTAGTTGCTAGGCCTGAAGATTTAGCCGCAGCTTTTACTACTGGCCTACCTTACATGGAACCTTCATGGAGCTGTCCTCATGGCGGCGAACTTGGACTGCAGGGCAGCCGACCAGCAGAGATCCTGAAGCTTTGGCTGGGACTGCGGCAACTAGGCGAAGTAGGCATTAGGGAATTACTGGAAGCTGCATTAGAGCGCCGGCGTCTCCTCCAACAGTGTCTTGACGCAAGTCGATTCTTGCTTTTAAGTGGCCCGCTTCATCTCTTGGCTTGCTCGCCGGCAGGTATAGACATTAGTCAAGCTGAGGCATGGTCTATTACAACACGTCAAATACTGCTTAGTCACCACTTTATGTTATCGCGTCCTGTTCACTACAGCCGACATTACTTAAAAGTGGTACTTGGCAATCCTCACACCCGTTCCTATCACTTGCATCAGCTAGCCAATCTACTCAATGCATCCATACCAGCGAGTTCCTCACCGTGA
- a CDS encoding signal peptidase II: MHSSRIIISSHQALVVYQVRVLPSLHQHIILLILSMVFLLIDQISKYWARSTLLPGSPKPFLPGLVQLRLVNNTGAAFGLFSNATPILGLLSLFTAIALLIWLWYSSPLPFWQAFAITLLLAGTLGNGIDRWRLGYVTDFLEFIPIYFAVFNGADIAINGAVVCFTIDYLSRRK; encoded by the coding sequence ATGCACAGCAGTAGGATTATTATCTCTAGTCATCAGGCGCTTGTTGTTTATCAAGTGAGAGTACTACCATCACTACATCAACATATTATCTTGCTGATTCTCAGCATGGTCTTTTTGCTGATCGACCAAATCAGTAAATATTGGGCACGTAGCACCTTGCTGCCTGGAAGTCCTAAACCTTTCCTGCCTGGACTAGTACAGCTCCGGCTAGTTAACAATACTGGTGCTGCCTTCGGTCTTTTCAGCAACGCCACCCCTATTCTTGGTCTTCTCAGCCTGTTTACGGCTATCGCACTGCTAATATGGCTATGGTATTCTTCACCTTTGCCTTTTTGGCAAGCCTTTGCCATTACTCTTTTGCTAGCTGGTACACTTGGCAATGGAATAGATCGGTGGAGACTGGGTTATGTAACCGATTTTCTTGAGTTTATACCAATTTATTTTGCTGTCTTTAATGGGGCTGACATAGCTATTAACGGCGCTGTAGTCTGTTTCACTATTGACTATCTCAGCCGCCGTAAATAG
- a CDS encoding biotin transporter BioY gives MLILVGNLVPAALLLPSVTTPLRLLTLSSTWQVPALLLCAIVCGPRAGVIAATAYMTIGLVDLPIFHNGGGLEYTFTPGFGFLAGFIPAAWLCGRLSQQRGMNGLARLTLIAIAGLSVLQFSGTSSLLLGASLGFWSEPLPVLLYRYGLGPLPSQLALCTAVGLLSLVIRRLLFIK, from the coding sequence ATGCTTATCCTAGTAGGAAACTTAGTTCCGGCAGCGCTGCTGCTACCTTCTGTAACTACGCCACTGCGGTTGCTAACGCTATCGAGTACATGGCAGGTTCCCGCCTTGCTACTCTGTGCGATCGTCTGTGGACCGCGAGCGGGTGTAATTGCTGCTACAGCTTATATGACTATTGGGCTAGTAGACTTGCCCATATTTCATAATGGAGGCGGACTGGAATACACATTTACGCCAGGGTTTGGATTCCTTGCAGGTTTTATACCAGCAGCTTGGCTTTGTGGCCGTCTCAGTCAACAACGTGGCATGAACGGCTTGGCTCGTCTAACACTCATAGCTATAGCGGGACTATCAGTTCTCCAGTTCAGCGGCACGAGCAGCCTTTTGTTAGGAGCAAGCCTAGGTTTCTGGTCAGAGCCTCTACCAGTCTTACTGTATCGCTATGGACTAGGGCCATTGCCATCACAGTTAGCTCTATGCACAGCAGTAGGATTATTATCTCTAGTCATCAGGCGCTTGTTGTTTATCAAGTGA
- a CDS encoding insulinase family protein translates to MPFPDIALDRIGTTGILAAKLWVPGGSSADPSAKRGAHQLLGSLLTRGCERLDHQEMADLVEGCGAALRCETHEDELLITLKCAVEDAPQLLPLLGWMLRCPKLDQAQVALERDLSLQALERLQEDPFHLAFDGWRKLAFGDGPYGHDPLGLTEDLERISRKDLVPLARALPLQQGILALAGDLSLDPASLLKQSPAFEEWPTEDHNCSAVAILPEGSQKESANPQRLSLQLQSTGQVVFILGQPTLCQGTEDDLALRLLQCHLGAGMSSLLFRRLREDHGVAYDVGVHYLTRLGPSPFLFHASSAIEKGPLALQLLLDCWHKMAYQPLEDQELDLARAKFRGHIAHARQTCSQRAERLVHLRGLGLPDDFDTRCLKLLPSVTSADLQAAAYQHLNRPLLSLCGPEKCLETLGQQWYQSIT, encoded by the coding sequence ATGCCTTTTCCCGATATTGCCCTCGACCGCATTGGCACAACGGGAATACTGGCAGCAAAACTATGGGTACCAGGGGGTAGTAGTGCAGATCCCTCAGCAAAACGCGGAGCCCATCAGCTGCTTGGTTCTCTCCTAACACGTGGTTGCGAACGGCTAGACCACCAGGAAATGGCAGATTTAGTGGAGGGCTGCGGCGCAGCCTTGCGTTGCGAAACCCATGAGGATGAGCTGTTGATCACTCTAAAATGTGCTGTCGAGGATGCACCTCAATTGCTCCCTCTTCTAGGATGGATGTTGCGCTGTCCTAAACTGGACCAAGCTCAGGTCGCACTTGAGCGCGACCTGAGCTTGCAAGCACTTGAGCGATTACAAGAAGATCCTTTTCATCTGGCTTTCGATGGTTGGAGAAAACTAGCATTTGGTGATGGGCCTTATGGCCATGATCCCCTAGGCCTCACAGAAGACCTAGAGAGAATCAGCAGAAAAGATTTAGTGCCGTTAGCTCGAGCCCTGCCACTACAGCAAGGCATACTTGCGCTTGCAGGAGATCTATCACTAGATCCAGCCTCACTATTAAAGCAAAGTCCTGCTTTTGAGGAATGGCCTACAGAAGATCATAATTGCTCTGCAGTGGCAATCTTACCAGAAGGTTCTCAAAAGGAGAGTGCAAATCCTCAGAGACTAAGTCTGCAACTGCAGTCTACTGGCCAAGTGGTATTTATCCTTGGACAGCCAACATTGTGCCAAGGCACGGAAGATGATTTGGCTCTACGCCTATTACAGTGTCACCTCGGAGCTGGAATGTCCAGCTTGCTATTCCGGCGTTTACGTGAGGACCACGGTGTAGCGTATGATGTTGGTGTTCATTATCTGACCCGTCTAGGTCCCTCACCGTTCCTATTCCATGCGTCCTCAGCTATTGAGAAGGGACCCCTAGCTTTGCAGCTGCTACTAGATTGCTGGCACAAGATGGCTTATCAACCACTTGAGGATCAGGAACTCGACCTAGCTCGCGCCAAGTTCCGGGGCCACATAGCCCACGCAAGGCAGACCTGCAGCCAACGCGCTGAACGTCTTGTGCACCTGCGAGGTTTGGGCCTACCAGATGATTTTGATACACGCTGTCTGAAGCTGCTCCCTAGCGTGACATCGGCCGACCTACAAGCAGCTGCTTATCAGCACCTCAACCGACCCTTACTCAGTCTCTGTGGGCCTGAAAAGTGCCTCGAGACACTTGGCCAGCAATGGTATCAATCAATAACCTGA